Part of the Oncorhynchus masou masou isolate Uvic2021 chromosome 18, UVic_Omas_1.1, whole genome shotgun sequence genome, GTTTATTGTGATTTGTATACAATGTGTTAATCTCATGCTGTTAACCCGGCCCCTTTGCTGTGTGAACCTAACTCATGTTAGGTTGCCTCTGATTATCTGAACGGGCGCACCTGCTTGGATCCCCTTGTAACGAGGGAAGGAtacacctttctctctccctcctcccgcaCTCGTTACAGCATCAAACGCTACCGCAACAGCCACAGCCAGTTAGCTACCAGTCTAACAGAACCAGTGACGAAGCAAGCACGGACGAGAGGCAGACGAAAATAAGCAGATGGAAAGAAGCAGATGGTGGGCACGTGTACCACGCTCACTGGGAGTTCGACAGGGTCCATCGACTACTGGGAATCTGGTGAGCTTGTCCAAACACTGTGTGTGTTGAAGTGTGGAGGCGAACATAATTGAGGAAGACGAGGCCAGGAATTGCTGTGGTAGCTTACTAGTAGATGGTGGTAGaattactggtgtgtgtgtgcttgtgtgttctTGACTAGTGGAGCGAGTTTAGGTTCTAGATTGTAATTATGTCCCGTCGTTGTGGCACCCCCTACTTTGATTTGGTTTAGTCCTTCACTTCGCTATTGTTCCTGATGATTTAAcatagactgacagacagagttATTCAGTGATTCAGACGTCAAACTGTCACCAGTTCTGTCTTGCAGTTCTTATGAGGATGTTGTGGGTGGCCTTGACTCGACTCTCCTAGATCTCGGAACTTTCGCCACAGCCCGTTCCTCGAGTGCACTAATGCTAATCTGCACTATGGGCCTACCTTACAGTGGCATTGTCAACAAGGATTGAACACTATTGTGTATTTTATCTTCATTGGCATTGGAAAAATAATGAGATGAACAATAAAACAATAATTTAAAAAGTTGTCCATAATAAATATCAGAATGTTATTCCAGTCTCATCTTCTTCATGTGGTGAGCAGTGTGAGCATCCACTTATTCTAGGAACTAGTGTTGTTTTTGTAGCTATgtctatatttacatttacattttagtcatttagcagatgctcttatccagagcgacttacaattaatacattcatcttaagatagctaggtaaGTACATTTTCCCTGAACAAAGTatttatcagcaaagtcagtgctattGGGAAAAGagaagtgattttttttttttaagtgtgcCACGACAGAGGAGgggctttgactgggctgagatGGAGCTGTCTTACCcgaggggtgggagggccaagagaacAGAAGTGGAGGAACGGAGTGCTCGAATTGGAATATAGgttttgagcatagcctgaaggcaAGGAGGTGCAGTTCCCCCTgttgctccgtaggcaagcaccagggtcttgaagatgatgcgagcttcgactggaagccagtggagtgtgaggagaaGCGAGTCACTGcgttgatgtttgcagagaacgacaagagtgttgtccagggtcacgccaagttCCTTTGCACTCTTGGAGGGGAAACCTGTGGAGGTGTCAACTGTGAGGGCCAGGTCTTGGAGTGTGTTTGCCTTtcctgggaggaagagcagctctgttTTGTCAGAGTTGAGCTTAAGGTGGCGGGCCGACATCTAAGCTGAGGTGTCTGCCAGACACACATAGATGCGTGTCGCCACCTGGTTGTCAGAAGGGGGAAGGCAGAAAGTAATTGAGTATCATCCTCAtaacaatgataggagagaccatgtgaggatatgacagagccgaGTGACATTGTGtaaagaggagagggcctagaccTTAGCCCTGGGGGACGCCAGTAGTGAGACCATGTGGTGCAGATGCAGATCCTCTCCATGCCAACCGATAGGAGCaacctgccaggtaggatgcaatccaggagtgtgcagagcctgagacgcccaaccctgagaggggagaggaggctctTATGGATAACAGCGGAAAGAtataggaggatgagaacagaggatagAGAGTCAGCTTTGACTAACTTTGTCGGGCAGCTGGGCATCATTATTCGCAGTTCTGTGTGTGGGGGAACGGATGTCGCCAgcagagaaggtagagaggagggagttggGAGGATGATAGGTCCTTCGGAAGTTTAATTTTACTCCATTTCCACTCAGCTGCCCGGGTAAGGGCTGAGTGGGTAGGGTTGGAGGAAATAAAGCGAGATCAGTAAGAGAACAGCCTCTAGtgaagatgaggtcaagcgtattgcctgccttgtgagtgagaggtgaccggaaagggtgaggtcaaaaaAGAACAGGAGTGGAAAGAAATAAACTGAAGTCAGGCGTCGGGAGGTTAATGTCACCGATTACAATGAGTGGTGAGCCATCGTcgggaaaggagcttatcaaggtgtcaatctcattgaggaactctccaagggcacctggtgggcgatagatgacaacaatgttaagattgagtggacaagtgacagtgacagcatggaattcaaatgagaTGATGGAcagatgagagaggaagagaaaatcTCCACTTAGAAGAAATGAGTAGCCCTGTGCCACCACCCTGACGACCAGATGCCCTCGAACTATGAGAGAACACGTTGACGACGAGAGAGCAGCTGGAGTCGCAGTTTTCTCTGGGGAAACCCATGTCACAGTCGGGGACAAAAAGTGTCGGGACTGAAGGGCAACGTGGGCCGAGATGAACTCAGCCTTATTGGCCGTAGATCGCCAGTTCCAGACACTACCAGCGACCCAGAATTCCATATGGGTTGTGCGTGCAGGTAAACGAAGCTAAAAGGGTTGCAGAAATAGGGTGGGGAGACGTCTGTAAAAACCTGCAGGGCGAGGAGTGAACTGGGATGGGAAACACACACATCCTTGCCAAAGCTACAAAATGAGATTGTCAGAAAATAACTTGTTAAGATACTCAAGTGAGAGAGTAGTGTGATTGACTGGTTAGGCAGAGCTCCCCAGGCTCTGGTTTGAACCTGGACTGGCGTACACTACTTATCTTTACCGCCTCACAAATCTTCTTTGGTAGTTCTGAGGCATTTGTAGGTGTGTTTAAAGACCTCAAAACCCATTATTCCTGTTCGCGGTGTAGCTGAATACTTACTTGATCTCCTTGTTGATGGCCTCCAGTTGCTCCTGCAGCATGATGGCAAGGGTCTGCACGTCCGTCTGTCCGCTGGGCGAGAGCAGCTCCGAGCCAAACAGGGTCTCCCTGTCGTCCTCGTCATCTGAGCAGCCCCCCTCGACTCCCCCCTCGAACCCGGGACCCAGCATGTTGCCACTGTCCCACTCTCCATACTGTCGAGAGaccggggaggagagagaggaggggtgaaagAATTAAGTATGAAAGAATTAAGCGAAAGGGGAAAAAGTAGAGATGATTAAATGAAAGGTTGCCTCGTCATGTTTTTCCTACAGGCAGTTCAACATGACTTGGAATGCTGTTAGCTACTTTTATCCTTGCATATAAAGTCACAACACAAACAAAATGGCCCCCATGTGTAGGAGTGACAGGTCACTCAGTCAATCACAAATAATGAAAACACATTAGGCACCACACAGGTAGCTAGCCTGGTTCTATATAGGAGTTgaaaccctgatgaagacagcatagctgtcgaaacgttggtatttatatatattttttgcattgGAGCCATAAGTGTGCGCAAtttcttttgttttctttttgGAGGTTGGCTATAGCCCTTGCAGTATGGAACCAGGCCACCAGGGAGCTACAGTCCTGTAGGAAGTCGATGAGATCCTCACCTTGTTGCTGTCATCCCTAGGGGGAGCCCATCGGCCGCGGTGTGCCCTCCGGACCACCACGCCACTGGAGGAGCTGCCGTAGCCGGCTGGGAGGGAGCCACCACCCTGGGGGTAACGGAGCTCGGAGGCACTCCCTGGAAGAGATCTTCGAAAAAGGGTGGAGGGAAGTGAGCTCACGTTGCTCGTCCTACAGAGTTTGTGAGATTTTATGAGATGAGAAAATAAAATTGCTTTATTCGTTATagcacttttttttattttatgtaaTGCCGCCATTTCCTGAATAAAATTAACTTTTTGAATGAAAATATTTTTCAAATATTCAAACAAATTGAGTTATTATGACATTTGATCCTTAATCACAACAATGGTTTATTTGTTACATTCACTAcattagaaaaaaaatctaattctACATCAACTGACAGAAAGTGAGAATAACAACGTAAACTTAAAATCAACTCTTCGTCCTGTTCGTCTCTTTGctaaatattttttgaaaaaacaTTTAGAAAGTCTATTTTACGAAGGGTAAATGTTCATTTTCCCTCGAAAGAGAGAACAAATGTGTTAAATTTGATGCgtttattaaaaaaaatgtatttataaatacCCTTGAAGCTCCATTGTGGCTAACCTGGAATAGGAAGAGCCAGGCCTGCCCCTCAGTTGATCCAGCTCCAGCTGAATCCTCTCCAGCTCAGCTATGAGCTGGtcctaggagagagagacaggagcagagtacagtacaggatTACATAATATTCCAGTAAAGAAAATTTCAACTTTTTTTCACATGCATCTATTGCCCTATTAAAAGAACACAACAAAGCATGGATACAGAAGCAGGCAAGAATAACTAAAGAACAGACAGAACTAATTGATCACAAAAGTCTCGGTCTCAAAACACTGTTGTCGGTGCAGAGCAGTGTGATCTGTCTCCGGTTCTTGCAGCAAAACACATAAACCCTTGCGATGATAAAGAGGAAGTTGCATATCGAGACAAGGGAGTACTCAAAAAAATAGGTggttcaacaagggttcttcgAAGATCCTCAACGTTCTTCGAAGATCCTTAGGGTTCTTGGCACTGACGATTgcccccaaaaggttcttccatGAACCCCATAGGAGGCggggttcatcgaggaacctccttagttggtgggggttcttgcAGGAAACTGAAACATTTGGATTTGAAAGACAGCAGGTGCAGGCACTTAACTAAAAAAATGTAAAGATCGCCTCAATTTAAGGTACATTTTGTTATGATCTCAACTCATACTGTTCTATGATACCATTTATTTTTTCATATTTGTGCAAATCTTTCTAAAATGGACACAATCCAGTGGATATCAATCAAGCAAAAAGGTatgaatatgtaggctataacaATATGTTGGAGGCTAGCTGTGTTGGGTGGCTAACCGCTCacgtttgtgtctgtgtctgcaggtaGAAGAGGCGGCATACAAAGGTATGTCAATTGGTATTGGTACGTCATGCAGATCCCAtttaccatcctcctcccttGCCTCTTCAATGAATATCCCATCGGCCTTTACATTATGGACACGGTGTGGGTATGAAAACCATTATCAGAACAGTTTTCATCGCTCACATTCACCACAAACACCAAGGCACGAACGCTGTCGATTGCATGTTTTGGTTAATCTGTATAATTACAACATTTGTGGATTCACAGACTTCACCCTCCCTCAACCTCCGATGAATACAACATGAAACCTGTTCGATCAACATGCACTGCAAATTCATTCTGGCTATGGATatggagaacatcaacacattagCATCAACATGCCAGATGAAATACCCATTggacttggggctctgctgggagtttaCCTCATATTTCATATTTGAATTCCGCTTTGCCACGAAAATCAAAATAAACGCGGAAAACTAAAACACTGTGTTATTGTTGTGCGTATTGTTATTATTtataattatttattattatttctatTATTAATAATAACAGGGGGGGGTAGTTCAAATATTAACCCCAAAGAGATTCCTCAAAAGGTTCAGTGAGTATCCATTGAAAGGAAGAACTTATAGGGGTCCcccccacagtttcaatttgaaCAACTCCCAAAGGATACTCCAGGAGCCTTGTTCTTTTTAGAGTGAGCATAAACTACCTACCCTATTATTCCAAAAAGGGTTTGCAAAAGTCAGTGTATAGCCGTAAAATGCAGTCCAAAGTCTTCCTGACAGTTTTAAATCGGTATAAAGTACAGCTGATGTGCTCATCACATGTATATACAGATGTAAAGTACAGCTGATGTGCTCATCACATGTATATACAGATGTAAAGTACAGCTGATGTGCTCATCACATGTATATACAGATGTAAAGAACAGCTGATGTGCTCATCACATGTATATACAGATGTAAAGTACAGCTGATGTGCTCATCACATGTATATACAGATGTAAAGTGCAGCAACAACATAAATAATGAAACCTGACCCGACTGGATTACAATAAGGGGAAGATATGTACCTTGTTCGCTAGCAGATCATCTTGGATTTTCTTCATGTTTGCAAGCTCCTCTGACAGGGAATTCTAAATGAGGGGAGGAGTGATTGTGCCAAGTTGACACATGTTTGCTGTTGATTacgttgatttaaaaaaaataatacttaCTGAGCATTAATGGTAATTTTAGGTTAACTTAGCGTATGGTTAACAAAGCTTTAGAGCACCTTCTCCTCGAGGGCAGCCATTCTCTCTTTGAGGTGAAGCTGCAGTCTCTCGTTGGACTCGGACAGTAGCTTGTCCACCGTGTCCGAGAGGCGTTTGTTGTGTTCGTCgttcattttctctctctgccttgccTGAAACGTAGACAAAAGGACACAGTCGGGGGGGTCAAGGCAGAAAACAGATGTGAAGGAGAAAAATAATAACCAACTTTGGTTTCGAGTAGCAATAAGAGTTCAAACAGTTCACAAAGACACGATTGGGTTTTAACGGAGGGGACGGAACACAATGTAACACTTCACCActtatcatttacatttacatttaagtcatttagcagacgctcttatccagagcgacttacaaattggtgtaTCGGCGGCATAATGTGTCGCAACTTGTCAGAATCCCGCATGAGACTCAGTAAAAGGCAAGTGGACAAACAAACAGAGCATTGTTACCCTCTGCAATGCCTGATTTTTCTCTTCAAGTTGTGCCTCCATCTGTCGTAGTCGCTCCTCAAAGTTCCCATGGCGCTCCTCTGCCTATAAAAGAGAAGCGAGAGGAAGTGTCTGTACATGGGATCAAACATAAACTCAGACTAACACATTGAATGATAGATTGGCTGCCAATAAGAGGACAACTCGGATCgtacagacggacagacaggaaacacgggAGACCGACAAAAACTGAAACAGAGACGGACGCGTTCAGGTAGAATGTGGAAAAGAGACGGATGGACAAAAGAAACAGTTCCACGGACAGACAGTTCAGATCCACACTTGATAACAGGATCAAGACCGTGAACGCAGACATCCCGTACACGACAGTACCTTGTTGAGGGCAGCCACTCTCTGGGCGAGCTGGGCCTCTATCTCTGGCAGTGTCTCGGCCCTCTGCAGGGTCTGCTGGAGCTTCTGCTTGGCGTCATCCAGACGCTCCTGGAGCTGCCTGTTCTTCTCCTCACTCTGACAAcacacaggaagagaggagggaagagagcggATGAAGTCTGAGATATTCTGATACGTTGTACTAAAATCCAAGTCTGAGTCCGAGGGCCGTTTTTCTGCACCTGGATTAAGCCTTGCCTTGGACTAACACACgctttcaatggagattctccatttaGAATGATTTACCTGTCAAAGATAAATCTAGATCCAGGAAATTGGCCATAAGAATCAGGCTCTGAGTATTAAAAGACGTTACTCTGGATATAACCTATCCATTTGCACAGGGTTACTGTACATCTATGTAAGCCACGCTCGTGGTCGTTCGTTAACCAATCACCTGTCTGTGCAGTGACTCCTTGCTGGCCAGCTCATTCTCCAGCTTGTCTTTGACATCATGTAGAGAGGTTGCTTCCCTCTGAGCACTGAGGTACCTACAAACGACATGGACACATTGTTATCAGGGGGGGGGGAGATATTACCAACGATGAACGTCGGTCAAGATGACCGGCAGCGAGCATTGTAAACGCAAAAGCTATTTGGCACGAATGGAACGTAAATGCTTTTCACCAATTTAATGGCGCCTAAATGATGTTTAAGTGCATTTATGCTCCACTACATCCCTGACCATTAGTTATGAACTTCCACTCTTCACAGCATGTAGAGACACGAAGCCAACTCTTGCAGTGCGCTGCGACAATTGAAAATACCCAAACAGTGAGATAAAACGGCGAGATAAAGAGGTAAGCTGCGAGGTACAGGTGTCGGTGACACCTTGGTGACAACTTTTCCGATAACGAGGAAAACACCTGGTGGTTTGGCACCATAGTCCCAGGTGTTAGAAACGGTGTTAAAAAGAGGGTTACCTGCGCTCTAATGTAGTGATCCTCTCCTCCATATCCTCCCTTTGGCACAGAGCCTGAATGATGCAGAGACATAGCGAAGCATGTTTAAAACATCCAAAGAAACACATCAATTATACATGGCACACTGTACCACTCCGAACAGCATCAAATGGCAACCTAAACATCTAACAGGGGAATGTGCACATTCAGAATTGACTACTGATTGACTATTCATTATCACGTGTGTTCTGTCATTGTATACGTGCACAGGTCCTCTTGTCTATCTTGTCACTTACGGTTCTTCTTTGGTTTTCTATCCAAGAGGTACAACTTTAGTATCGGTATCACAATATAGGCACACATGTGTAATATAAGTAGCTAAATAGGCCTTGTATTATGTATTATAAACCATTTACTATTAAAGGAGCAATCTGGGATTGGTACAGCCATTTGTTTGGACTTTGAAATGAATAGCCATGATGAATATGACTCATAAATGCCTCTTTTCCCTAAATTCATACTAGGCATTCCAATGCACTGTGCTTTGAGATATTTGCTTTGGATGAACATAGTGGGATGGAACAGTCGCTGGAACAGAGAGGCCCGGGAGCTGATAGAATCTAAGTCAGGTGTGGGCCAACTACTGCCCGTGGATCGCATCTGGCACGCCAGccaattattgttattttattttttggggggggaaatGGTTGTTTTGTATGAAATAAATGCTCCAGGCTACATTTGAACATCTAAAACTAAGTAGAGAGTATGTAGAAATGATAATGGGCGTATTTACTTTGTAAATACCTTCCTTATTTCTGGCCTGCAAATCAATTTTGACAAAgaaaccccccctccccccctcccctagTAGAATTTCATAATCCCGATGTGGCCCTCTAGCCAAAAGGTTTGCCCACCCCTGATCTAAGGCCTTGGCCAAGAACAGATTGGCCTGACATACCTCCTTCACATCCCTCTGGAGCTTCTGATTGGCCTCCTCCGACTTCGTCACTTCCCTCCTGGCGGCTGCAAGCTGTTCCTCTATTTCCCCAACCTGACGTGACACAAGGAAGAGCAATAAGATGGTTAAGGGACAATAAGGGACCATAACAGAACAGAGGGCCTTCATGAGTGAAGACGTGAAGCACTGGTTTGGGCAGAGGCAGGGTTATGTTAGCTACATAGAAAAAGACTGTCATGCACTGTGTGGTTTTTGCAGAACAGATGCAATGCTATGACTATCCacaagagggaagaggggaactGGTTTTAACAATCTTCATACAACCCCCAACCCGAATCTATTTTTCTTtatcgctcttctctctcttctctctttttcacccttgtcactctctctctctcacacacactattCTTGGGAATGGTTCATAACGGTATAGGCTAGATTATGATTCATTATAAACTAGGCAATGCATATATATACATGTAGGGCAGgctacatactctctctctctttctctctctctctatctctcgctctctctctgttgctctctctctctctctttcgctctgtctctttctctctctcactctcgttctcgctctctctctctcactctcccctccctctctctctctctctctctctctctctctctctctctctctctcaaaccaaCCTGTCGACACATAAGGGCCAATCTTTCTTTCAGCTGGGAGAGCTCGGCTCTCTGCCGCTCTATCtccgtttctctctgtctgtcgatCTCACCGTCGTCCAATCCAGAGGAGGGTCCATTGGGTAGGCGCTGTTGTCGCCGGGGAGATGGCATCGAGAAAGGAGAGCGATGGGGAACAAGATGAATTAGACCCATCATCAGACGGTTGAAGATCAAAGAGACAGACTAAAGAAGAAAACGGCATCATAACGCCAGTTATCTGCTAATGTGCTGCTGTTAACTTTaggacacaaacaaacacaaacactggaAACGACGTGCATGAACCCCCCCTTACGTCTTTCCCGCCGTCCAACCCTTGTTGTCGTCTTTTAATTTGGTCTCTTAAAGAGATCACCTGCAAGAGAGGTAAATGGTGAACAAAATATATTGAATGCATTTTCTTATTATCGTGAAATGGAGCATTAACGTGCTCTAATAAAACATGTGTATCCCGTATGGCTTTTACCTCTTGAGCGGATGCTTGTAGTTGATCCTCCAAAAGGGTCACTCTCTCAAGGGCAACACGGAGTCGCTCTCGAACCTTATGGAAAAACAAGAAATGACTGAGAAACACTGAGAAACGTCTGTATAGATCTTTTCCATCAAAGCAACAAACAACAAAAGCGACTGTTGAGAGAAAGCTACAGTAGCTGCTTATGAGTTGGGATGAAGACCCCAAAATGGCAGCCTGGTCGCCCACCTTCTCATCCAAAGCCTTGTGGTGCTCAAACAGGGACTTGAGGGCCTTGAGGACCTCCACTTCACTGGAGACCCCCGCTGGGGACTGGGCCTGCCTCTTCACAACCGTCATCCTCAGACTGCGCTCATGACGAGACACAAGACACTCCAGGTGCTCTAGTAGCAActgcgggaggagagagagataaagtgattgaggtagaagaagagagagaaagaaagagaggcagaggagtaaCAGATGcaaggatagagatggagagagaggcaaagtaaaaggggagaaagagaaaggagaggaaaaagaaagaaaagggaggagagagaaggtaagagaggcgggggagaggagagggagagagacaagaaaaGGTGGCAGAAAGACCGAGTACGATTGTttagagggagcagagagggttGGAAGAGCATGTagcagaaagagaagagggagaaacatgtggagaaaaaaggagggaaggagaaaatGTGAAAGTGAGTACTAGGGAGGAGAAGAACGAGTATTTCAAAGTCGATGCCACAACTATGATGTGTGAGAAAGAACAAACACAACTGCTGTGAGAGTGCTAGCCAGTAAAATGGCCGATAAACATCTTACACGTGTGTTGTTTCTCTCCGCCTTGAGCTCAGcaatctcctcttccctctccagtAGCTGCTCCCGGCAAACATTCAGCTCCTTAGTCAGCACAGCAAACTCCTGCAAAGCCCCCAAGCAACATAACATTCATGAACAATATGGGCGACCTGTAACATGCTCACATGCACACAATCAAAGTAGATGCAAAATGACAGGAAATATACTTTGACCTGCAAGGTGTGCAACCAACTCTGttaacactcactcacacacacacacacacacacacacacacacacacacacacacacacacacacacacacacacacacacacacacacacacacacacacacacacacacacacacacacacacacacacacacacacacacacacacacacacacgcacacacacacacacacagtctcaggcTCGTAACCTCCTCTGTGAACTGGCCTTCAAGGATTATATCACTGTGTTACACAATGATACTGCACTGAAATGCAATGGGGAGGCGAGAGACGCTCACAGCATTGACGTGTCACTTACAGTGCAAAACTGGAAACACACTGTCAACAACAGTGCGAGTCAAATGTATTGCCATCACAAGG contains:
- the LOC135504870 gene encoding liprin-alpha-3-like isoform X4; amino-acid sequence: MMMCEVMPTISEDGRGGGPSSPGVGAGIGGPGGAMGGGGYGSRGESRGGGDEGGSTGNLESLMVNMLTERERLLESLRETQDSLGTAQLRLRELGHEKDSLSRQLSIALPQEFAVLTKELNVCREQLLEREEEIAELKAERNNTRLLLEHLECLVSRHERSLRMTVVKRQAQSPAGVSSEVEVLKALKSLFEHHKALDEKVRERLRVALERVTLLEDQLQASAQEVISLRDQIKRRQQGLDGGKDRLPNGPSSGLDDGEIDRQRETEIERQRAELSQLKERLALMCRQVGEIEEQLAAARREVTKSEEANQKLQRDVKEALCQREDMEERITTLERRYLSAQREATSLHDVKDKLENELASKESLHRQSEEKNRQLQERLDDAKQKLQQTLQRAETLPEIEAQLAQRVAALNKAEERHGNFEERLRQMEAQLEEKNQALQRARQREKMNDEHNKRLSDTVDKLLSESNERLQLHLKERMAALEEKNSLSEELANMKKIQDDLLANKDQLIAELERIQLELDQLRGRPGSSYSRLATMELQGTSNVSSLPSTLFRRSLPGSASELRYPQGGGSLPAGYGSSSSGVVVRRAHRGRWAPPRDDSNKYGEWDSGNMLGPGFEGGVEGGCSDDEDDRETLFGSELLSPSGQTDVQTLAIMLQEQLEAINKEIKLIQEEKESTELRAEEIESRVSSVALDSSPLPPSSLGGGRDSVGRGYMTPSLTSSTLASPSPPSSGHSTPRLPHSPARESDRQNSKEGDDCRALALIDSTPPPVPRALRLDRMTHTHPGAGLDDHREFRSSQDSLHKASKKKSIKSSIGRLFGKKEKGRIGGPGSQSASLASTPSDDLGSADPLALAKMGTGTVEKDRRSKKKHDLLEEACRQGLPFASWDGPTVVTWLELWVGMPAWYVAACRANVKSGAIMANLSDTEIQREIGISNPLHRLKLRLAIQEMVSLTSPSAPASTRSSTSDIWMTHAEMESLTAAIKPACVAAPFPHYSPKFSLSVVFLQLIFIH